A DNA window from Maribellus comscasis contains the following coding sequences:
- a CDS encoding S41 family peptidase → MNWRKFWIGTAIVAVIGVGFFSFTQDQKNFEIAKNLDIYHTLFRELNMFYVDEISPNKLVKESIDDMLMSLDPYTNYISEDQIEDFRFMTTGEYAGIGALIGKQSGKIIISEPYEDFPAQKSGLRAGDIILEVEGKSTEEMNTEDVSNLLKGPANKPVKIKIQRPYEKKPFEVDIVREKISIDAVPYYGMLDESTAYIRLSNFTANCGKDVKNAFLELKKNKPESLILDLRSNPGGLLMEAVRIVNMFVPQGEEIVSTRGKVKQWDKVYKATEAPLDTTINIAVLVNRNSASASEIVAGAIQDLDRGIIVGTRTFGKGLVQTTRDLSYNTKLKVTTAKYYIPSGRCIQALDYSHRNEDGSVGHIPDSLISEFTTKKGRKVYDGGGVVPDLKIEPEELSNLSIALITNFMVFDFATKYSSENESIAGPEDFVVNEDIYQQFENFVEENDFEYDSESKELLEELTKSAKDEKYYKLAEKEFAALQAKLEPNLDKDLREFSDEIKELIEDEIVSRYYYQKGSIRAAINDDKGIKKAIEALESQTAYAAYFMPGTVINMN, encoded by the coding sequence ATGAATTGGAGAAAATTTTGGATAGGAACAGCCATCGTTGCTGTAATAGGGGTAGGCTTCTTTAGTTTCACCCAGGATCAGAAGAATTTTGAGATTGCTAAAAACCTGGATATTTACCACACTCTTTTCAGAGAGCTGAACATGTTTTATGTGGATGAAATTAGTCCAAATAAACTGGTAAAGGAAAGCATCGACGATATGTTAATGTCGTTGGATCCTTATACAAATTATATTTCAGAAGACCAGATTGAGGACTTTCGTTTTATGACGACAGGTGAATATGCCGGTATTGGAGCCTTAATCGGGAAACAAAGCGGGAAAATTATTATTTCGGAGCCGTACGAAGATTTTCCAGCACAAAAATCAGGACTAAGAGCCGGAGACATCATACTTGAAGTTGAAGGAAAATCAACAGAGGAAATGAATACAGAGGATGTAAGCAACCTGTTGAAAGGACCTGCAAATAAGCCGGTAAAAATAAAAATTCAGCGTCCGTACGAAAAGAAACCTTTTGAAGTTGATATCGTTCGTGAAAAGATTAGTATAGATGCAGTTCCGTATTATGGTATGCTGGATGAGAGTACCGCATACATTCGTCTTTCCAATTTCACTGCCAATTGTGGAAAGGACGTAAAAAATGCTTTTCTCGAATTAAAAAAGAATAAACCGGAATCGCTTATTCTTGATTTGCGATCAAATCCGGGCGGACTTCTTATGGAAGCAGTGAGAATTGTAAATATGTTTGTTCCCCAGGGAGAAGAAATTGTAAGTACAAGGGGAAAGGTAAAGCAGTGGGATAAAGTTTATAAAGCAACGGAAGCACCGCTCGACACTACCATAAATATTGCTGTTTTGGTTAATCGTAATTCAGCTTCGGCATCAGAGATCGTAGCCGGAGCAATCCAGGATTTGGATCGGGGAATAATTGTTGGAACACGTACTTTTGGAAAAGGACTGGTTCAAACAACCCGTGATTTGAGTTACAATACCAAATTAAAAGTTACTACTGCCAAATATTATATTCCGAGTGGCCGCTGTATTCAGGCTCTTGATTATTCTCACAGAAATGAGGATGGGAGTGTAGGACATATTCCTGATTCTTTAATTTCTGAGTTTACTACTAAAAAAGGACGAAAAGTTTATGATGGTGGAGGTGTGGTCCCCGATTTGAAAATTGAACCGGAGGAGTTAAGCAACCTGAGCATTGCTCTGATAACCAACTTTATGGTGTTTGATTTTGCTACTAAATATTCAAGTGAGAACGAGTCAATTGCAGGGCCGGAAGACTTTGTAGTTAATGAAGATATTTATCAGCAGTTTGAAAATTTTGTTGAAGAAAATGATTTTGAATACGACTCGGAATCAAAAGAGCTTCTGGAAGAGTTAACGAAATCGGCAAAAGATGAAAAATACTATAAACTTGCTGAAAAAGAATTTGCAGCGCTACAGGCAAAACTGGAACCCAATCTTGATAAAGATTTACGTGAATTTAGCGATGAAATTAAGGAGTTGATAGAAGATGAAATTGTTTCTCGTTATTATTACCAAAAAGGTTCGATTCGCGCTGCGATTAACGATGATAAGGGCATTAAAAAAGCAATTGAGGCTTTGGAGTCTCAAACAGCTTATGCTGCCTACTTTATGCCCGGAACAGTGATTAATATGAATTAA